GCCGTCGCCAGAATCCTGGCGATTGGAGATTAGTAGAGGTTATCTGCAATAAATTCAGGGCAGGAGTGAGAGCAACGAGAAATCAAGAAGCGGATGACGACAGTCGGTACGGAAATTGTGCAATGCACAAGCTACTTCCATAACCAAGTCAGAAAAGTCCGGCTTGGTGGTGCGAAGAACATCTTTAACAATTCGGCAACGCTTCACGCCAGCAAGGGTGTTTTCGACCACCACCCGTACGCCGGAGATGATCTCGTTCAACCAAGCATCGGCGGCGTCCAATTCTCGGCCCCGGGGCTTTTTTTTGGTTGATAGACGGTGACTCCAGCCGGCTGATAGCCTTGAAAACCGGTGTCTTGAGCCAGAGTTGCTCCAGATGGATAGGCAATGTCATTCTCATCAGCGATCTTCTTGTCATGCTTCTTGCCGTTTTCGGTCGGGCTGAGGTAGACCACCTTCTTGCTATGACTGTTGACCAATACGATGTTCTTGTCTGTATGAGTCTTTTTCTTGCCACTATAGTGCTCTTTCTGTTCTTCATCGTCTTGTGGACGCTGTATCCGTCTTTCTGTGCCGTCAATCAATAAATCAGGTGCACCTTCTTTGACTAACACACTCTCTGCAACCGCTTCTGGGTCTCGCTCAGGCACTGCATCCAATTCCGCCAGCGATTTGTCCAAAATCGGCATTAAGCGGTGTATCCAGTAATTTGCCCGCGACTGACTGAGACCAAACAACAAGCCCTGCATCGTTTGGATCGGATAGGTCTTCTGATACACCAGAATGAACAACAGCTTGTCCGCCGACGTCGCCAGCCTTTCTTTCGCACCTCCGCCTGG
This region of Caldilineales bacterium genomic DNA includes:
- a CDS encoding transposase — its product is MLTYAQLEEKEKEHLAMTSLTAEEFNKLLAVFEKHLAALSPPPELTKLGQVRKRKPGGGAKERLATSADKLLFILVYQKTYPIQTMQGLLFGLSQSRANYWIHRLMPILDKSLAELDAVPERDPEAVAESVLVKEGAPDLLIDGTERRIQRPQDDEEQKEHYSGKKKTHTDKNIVLVNSHSKKVVYLSPTENGKKHDKKIADENDIAYPSGATLAQDTGFQGYQPAGVTVYQPKKSPGAENWTPPMLG
- a CDS encoding transposase family protein, giving the protein MDAADAWLNEIISGVRVVVENTLAGVKRCRIVKDVLRTTKPDFSDLVMEVACALHNFRTDCRHPLLDFSLLSLLP